One stretch of Ananas comosus cultivar F153 linkage group 6, ASM154086v1, whole genome shotgun sequence DNA includes these proteins:
- the LOC109711800 gene encoding formate--tetrahydrofolate ligase: MAMSSSKTIRRLEVVSPVPADIDIANSVEPLPISDIAQALNLGPKHYDLYGKYKAKVLLSVLDELEGAEDGYYVVVGGITPTPLGEGKSTTTVGLCQALGAFLDKKVFTCLRQPSQGPTFGIKGGAAGGGYSQVIPMDEFNLHLTGDIHAITAANNLLAAAIDTRIFHEASQSDKALFNRLCPPNKEGKRTFADIMHRRLKKLGIAKTNPDELTPEEIKRFARLDIDPESITWRRVMDVNDRFLRKITVGQGPEEKGMVRETGFDISVASEIMAVLALTTSLADMRERLGRMVIGNSKAGEPITADDLGLGGALTVLMKDAINPTLMQTLEGTPVLVHAGPFANIAHGNSSIVADKIALKLVGKSGFVVTEAGFGADIGTEKFMNIKCRYSGLVPQCAVIVATIRALKMHGGGPEVAAGKPLDHAYLAENVTLVEAGCVNLARHIANTKAYGVNVVVAINKFASDTEAEMSVVRTAALAAGAFDAVVCTHHAHGGKGAVDLGIAVQRACESVTQLLRFLYPLEFSIKEKIEAIAKSYGASGVEYSEQAEKQIEMYSRQGFSGLPICMAKTQYSFSHIPSQKGAPTGFVLPIRDVRASIGAGFIYPLVGTMSTMPGLPTRPCFFDIDIDIATGKVLGLS, translated from the exons atgGCGATGAGCTCGTCGAAGACGATACGGAGGCTGGAGGTGGTCTCCCCCGTCCCCGCCGACATCGACATCGCCAACTCCGTCGAGCCCCTCCCCATCTCCGACATCGCCCAAGCCCTAAACCTCGGCCCCAAGCACTACGATCTCTACGGCAAATACAAAGCCAAG GTGCTTCTGTCGGTTCTCGATGAGCTCGAAGGAGCCGAGGATGGGTACTATGTTGTGGTGGGAGGGATCACTCCAACCCCGCTTGGAGAAGGGAAATCGACTACTACGGTGGGGCTTTGCCAAGCTCTGGGAGCTTTCCTTGATAAAAAG GTTTTTACTTGCCTTCGCCAACCGTCACAAGGACCCACTTTTGGAATTAAAGGCGGTGCTGCTGGCGGCGGATACAGTCAAGTCATTCCCATGGATGAGTTCAATCTTCATCTAACAGGCGATATTCATGCAATTACAGCTGCAAATAACCTTCTCGCAGCCGCTATTGATACCCGTATTTTCCATGAGGCATCTCAATCAGATAAAGCTCTCTTCAACCGATTATGCCCACCTAACAAAGAAGGTAAGCGCACCTTCGCCGACATTATGCATAGGCGTCTCAAGAAGCTTGGTATAGCAAAGACCAATCCTGATGAGCTCACACCTGAGGAAATAAAGAGATTTGCCAGACTTGATATTGACCCAGAATCTATTACTTGGAGACGAGTCATGGATGTAAATGACCGTTTCTTAAGAAAAATTACCGTTGGGCAAGGCCCAGAAGAAAAGGGAATGGTGAGAGAAACAGGGTTTGATATATCAGTAGCCAGTGAGATAATGGCTGTATTAGCTCTTACGACTTCACTTGCAGACATGAGGGAAAGGCTTGGTAGAATGGTTATAGGAAATAGTAAGGCTGGCGAACCAATAACAGCTGATGATCTTGGTTTAGGAGGTGCCTTGACCGTATTAATGAAAGATGCGATTAACCCCACTTTAATGCAAACCCTAGAAGGAACCCCAGTTTTAGTCCATGCTGGCCCTTTTGCCAACATTGCCCATGGGAACTCCTCGATAGTAGCTGATAAAATCGCACTTAAGCTTGTTGGAAAATCGGGTTTTGTAGTCACGGAAGCAGGTTTTGGTGCTGATATTGGAACTGAAAAGTTCATGAATATAAAATGTCGGTATAGTGGTTTGGTGCCGCAATGTGCTGTTATCGTGGCGACGATAAGGGCGCTTAAAATGCATGGGGGTGGGCCCGAGGTTGCGGCAGGGAAGCCCTTAGATCATGCTTACTTGGCTGAGAATGTGACTCTCGTTGAAGCTGGATGTGTCAATCTAGCCAGGCACATTGCCAATACAAAGGCTTATGGAGTTAATGTTGTGGTTGCGATTAATAAGTTTGCATCCGATACTGAAGCAGAAATGAGTGTTGTGAGAACTGCGGCTTTGGCAGCTGGTGCTTTTGATGCAGTTGTTTGCACTCACCATGCGCATGGTGGAAAGGGAGCG GTTGACCTTGGAATTGCTGTTCAAAGAGCATGTGAGAGTGTGACACAACTTCTGAGATTCTTGTATCCTTTGGAATTTAGTATCAAGGAAAAGATTGAGGCAATTGCCAAGTCTTATGGAGCCAGTGGCGTTGAATACTCAGAACAG GCTGAGAAGCAGATTGAGATGTACAGTAGGCAAGGCTTCTCAGGTTTGCCGATTTGCATGGCGAAAACCCAGTACTCATTCTCTCACATCCCATCTCAAAAGGGTGCTCCCACTGGTTTTGTTTTACCAATAAGGGACGTGAGGGCCAGCATCGGAGCAGGCTTCATATATCCACTCGTTGGAACGATGAGCACGATGCCTGGTCTCCCAACCCGACCTTGTTTCTTTGACATTGACATCGATATAGCCACTGGAAAGGTTCTTGGCCTCTCTTAG
- the LOC109711236 gene encoding protein trichome birefringence-like 1 has product MKELGKHPQSGGVVSSSSDLKSLVLVMSTRRTKLFLYGFAFAFAALTAYIAIFNPSGGGGAPSSAGAGAAAPWFNSLYSSAAVRTAPYRSQISSFFSHIFPNSTGNGGEVGGNGGERRGGGSDKDGILGGGNGGNGGIGSKGGGGSGVPVKNHTVSDVGSPQDQNGVLSGKGGILAKENDGGGGIGLKNSTGNGAAAAPAKKAKEGMLEVNKNTGSGASGKNQMVNGVSSSKKDEILVNKNENGGGIASNEAAAPKKKNEALEGNGNTGSAITPQGNGAPTKNHNEIGVGLVKNGVSTNNQAEEAVGSKKNGALDGKNQAGSVVVLLGNGAPATDTTKTEVSIKNQSKDKVGSQGNGDSTKNQTTIVVGSGVKGGNQNQTGKGIASNGNGVNGTKQKATVAVSQGSEPAAKNQSVETIASVSKISASDGGGKRMDDWIKSMIGCDIFQGTWVKDDSYPLYPEGSCPHIDEPFDCYLNGRPDRAYQKLRWQPSGCTIPRLNATDMLERLRGKRLVFVGDSLNRNMWESLVCALRHSIKDKKKVFEASGRQEFRTEGSYSFLFTDYNCSVEFFRSPFLVQEWEMPISNGKTKETLRLDIIERSSPKYKDADVIVFNTGHWWTHEKTSKGKDYYQEGNHVYSELNVVDAFHKALNTWSKWVDSNVNPKKAIVIFRGYSASHFSGGQWNSGGQCDKETEPIKNEKYLSSYPPKMSILEDVIRGMRTPVVYLNITRMTDYRKDAHPSIYRKQNLTEEERRSPERYQDCSHWCLPGVPDSWNELLYAQLLIKQHQLFHK; this is encoded by the exons ATGAAAGAGCTCGGGAAGCACCCACAGAGTGGTGGAgtagtttcttcttcttcggatCTCAAAAGCCTCGTCTTGGTGATGAGCACGCGGAGGACGAAGCTCTTCCTCTACggcttcgccttcgccttcgccgcGCTCACCGCGTACATCGCCATCTTCAAcccctccggcggcggcggcgcccccTCCTCAGCCGGggccggcgccgccgcgccgtGGTTCAACTCCCtctactcctccgccgccgtgcGTACGGCCCCTTACAGGTCTCAGATATCGAGCTTCTTCTCCCACATCTTCCCCAATTCCACGGGGAATGGGGGCGAGGTGGGAGGGAATGGGGGCGAGAGAAGGGGAGGTGGGTCGGACAAAGATGGGATTTTGGGGGGTGGGAACGGGGGAAATGGGGGAATTGGGTCGAAGGGAGGTGGGGGAAGTGGAGTTCCTGTGAAGAATCACACGGTTAGTGATGTGGGTTCTCCGCAGGATCAGAACGGGGTTTTGAGTGGTAAAGGTGGAATCTTGGCGAAGGAGAACGACGGCGGAGGCGGAATTGGGCTCAAGAACTCGACGGGCaatggggcggcggcggcgccggcgaagaaGGCAAAAGAGGGAATGTTGGAAGTGAATAAGAACACAGGAAGTGGAGCTTCTGGGAAGAACCAAATGGTTAATGGTGTGAGTTCGAGCAAGAAAGACGAAATTTTGGTGAATAAGAACGAGAATGGAGGCGGAATTGCTTCGAATGAGGCAGCGGCGCCGAAGAAGAAAAACGAAGCCCTGGAAGGGAATGGGAATACGGGGAGTGCGATTACACCGCAGGGAAATGGGGCCCCAACGAAGAATCACAATGAAATTGGTGTTGGTTTGGTGAAAAATGGGGTTTCTACCAATAATCAGGCGGAGGAAGCGGTCGGGTCGAAGAAAAATGGCGCCTTGGATGGGAAAAACCAAGCAGGAAGTGTAGTGGTTTTGCTCGGAAATGGAGCTCCGGCCACGGATACGACTAAAACTGAGGTTTCTATAAAGAATCAATCTAAGGACAAAGTTGGTTCTCAGGGTAATGGAGATTCAACTAAGAATCAGACAACGATTGTCGTCGGCAGCGGAGTAAAAGGTGGGAATCAAAATCAAACAGGGAAAGGAATTGCTTCAAATGGTAATGGAGTTAATGGTACTAAACAGAAGGCAACAGTTGCTGTTTCTCAAGGAAGCGAACCTGCGGCGAAGAATCAATCCGTCGAAACAATCGCGAGTGTTTCGAAAATTAGTGCTTCTGATGGCGGCGGGAAAAGAATGGATGATTGGATCAAATCGATGATAGGTTGCGACATATTTCAGGGGACATGGGTTAAAGATGATTCATATCCTCTCTACCCGGAGGGTTCCTGCCCCCACATCGATGAGCCGTTCGATTGCTATCTCAATGGACGGCCTGATCGCGCTTATCAGAAGCTCCGGTGGCAGCCTAGCGGATGCACAATCCCAAG ATTGAATGCAACTGATATGCTAGAGAGATTGAGGGGAAAAAGGCTAGTTTTTGTGGGCGATTCGCTCAATAGGAACATGTGGGAGTCTCTGGTTTGTGCTCTTCGGCATTCGATTAAAGATAAGAAGAAGGTTTTCGAGGCGTCTGGTCGGCAAGAGTTCCGGACCGAGGGTTCATATTCTTTCTTATTTACG GACTACAATTGCAGTGTGGAGTTCTTTCGATCCCCTTTCCTTGTTCAGGAATGGGAGATGCCGATAAGCAACGGGAAGACGAAGGAAACTCTTCGGCTCGACATAATCGAGAGATCATCTCCGAAGTATAAGGACGCAGATGTTATCGTCTTCAATACCGGGCATTGGTGGACGCACGAGAAAACTTCCAAAGG GAAGGATTACTATCAAGAAGGAAACCATGTATATAGTGAGTTGAACGTCGTGGATGCTTTTCATAAAGCTCTCAACACTTGGTCCAAATGGGTCGATTCCAACGTGAACCCTAAGAAAGCCATAGTGATCTTCAGGGGCTACTCCGCGTCCCATTTCAG TGGGGGACAGTGGAATTCAGGTGGGCAATGCGACAAAGAAACCGAGCCAATCAAGAACGAAAAGTATCTCTCGTCGTACCCACCGAAGATGAGCATATTAGAAGATGTGATCAGGGGAATGAGAACCCCTGTTGTGTATTTGAACATTACGAGGATGACCGACTATAGAAAAGACGCGCACCCTTCCATTTACCGCAAGCAAAACCTAACCGAAGAGGAGAGGCGGTCCCCCGAGAGGTACCAGGACTGTAGCCACTGGTGCCTCCCCGGCGTGCCGGATTCTTGGAACGAGCTACTCTACGCACAGCTTTTGATTAAACAGCATCAACTCTTCCACAAATAA